One Ignavibacterium sp. DNA segment encodes these proteins:
- a CDS encoding C25 family cysteine peptidase — translation MKVFNLLFIFFLTCLITTPIKAQWISIENYSLPGSNPEVQLISSDAASSIIKVDLPGYMLNHFMYKDKSYYSIDIGDEAITTEVGLPEIPHIAKILAIPDYGSVSVEVIETGTKSVVSGFNILPARNSWKEGNPETEYIENSDFYKNGNVYPSEIVSVDEPVIFRDFRLVRVSIFPIRYSPSKNEIEAFSSITVKVNYLPGGGENIKTTPQRKIASSFDKIYKTMIFNYDEVIRSRYGIGDETANDLMLCIMPDSYVNTFTAYKDWKILSGMEVVVKKFSEIGATSNTPDVIKNFIADAYHNWQKPPTHILLIGDAGVAPTKNYTSQYDGYTFVNEDYFVEIDGNDFFPEMIIGRFTNQNTSTLQILINKFIGYEKTPYIQDNTWFKKALVCSDSQYPSQRQTKRTTAQYMLEYGSFAKVDSMYDGYPCPGNVNTLINFINDGRSFLNYRGQGWDYGWWTSQNCFPFRTTNISSINNGRKLTFVTNIGCGTAMFNSGSGNCFGEQWLELGTATQPRGAIAFVGPTSNTHTTYNNKIDLGIYMGMFQEGLDSPGEALLRGKINMYNIFGNTTAVAHHFKVYCILGDPSIHIWKKVPRPITIANPDTIYVGLNQIEVVVKDSVTGLQIPNARVTITGNSFFVTGKTNSLGSALITCSPVAEGTLTITVSGGAIIPKSTLIEVVTGTENITPGSIPNVTDIDGNNDGLVNPNEHCSITYTLKNWGTITSNNVSAVLTITDSTSKAEVQTVDSVLFGNIAPGDSAVGQPFIVYIKPDCPIGATIPLKLSVYSETSSWEYFLNLTTHGCKLEYKDYVVDDEGNILRNFRMDPGETVKLKVKLLNSGDDLAANVNAVLRSADQFITIIDSIGTFGTLLKDSSAFNDADYFEVKIDESCPVQYETSFLLLLQTENGLYPYSIEKNITLPIAMPSALDATGPDAYGYYAYSNKDFLWHQAPQYNWVEINGIGTEIPKPANKNDFTQTVTLPFAFKYYGLNFNQVRISSDGWIAFGSGEETAFENQILPFNDDINNMIAAYWDDLFTNTANAEAKLLYYSDQENHRFIVEWHKVPHFAEPDELETFEIILFDPVYYPTSTGDGEILIQYKDVEEPSSVTVGMENNSQDIGLLYLFNESYDITANELESEFAIKITTDIPTITFIDEDTKGNNLAPADFSLEQNYPNPFNPQTRIRYSLPEQGFVAVRIYTVDGEMIKELVNSNKRAGNYEVVWDGTNNYGMKVSSGVYFYQLVTDKFIQTKKLVLLK, via the coding sequence ATGAAAGTATTTAACTTACTTTTTATTTTTTTTCTAACCTGCCTGATAACGACACCAATAAAAGCCCAGTGGATTAGCATCGAAAATTATTCTTTACCTGGTTCAAATCCGGAAGTTCAACTAATCAGCAGTGATGCAGCCAGTTCGATCATAAAAGTTGACCTGCCTGGATATATGCTAAATCATTTTATGTATAAAGATAAATCCTATTACTCAATTGACATTGGAGACGAAGCAATCACAACCGAAGTAGGTTTGCCGGAAATTCCTCACATTGCTAAAATTCTTGCTATACCTGATTATGGTTCTGTAAGTGTAGAGGTTATAGAGACAGGAACTAAAAGTGTTGTCAGTGGTTTTAATATCTTACCTGCTCGTAACAGTTGGAAGGAAGGTAATCCCGAAACAGAATATATTGAAAACTCTGACTTCTATAAAAACGGTAATGTTTATCCATCAGAAATTGTTAGTGTTGATGAACCTGTAATTTTTCGTGATTTCAGATTAGTTCGTGTTTCAATATTTCCAATTAGATACTCGCCATCAAAAAATGAAATTGAAGCATTTTCATCAATAACTGTAAAAGTAAATTATTTACCCGGTGGAGGTGAGAATATTAAAACAACACCTCAAAGGAAAATAGCATCATCTTTTGATAAGATTTACAAGACAATGATTTTTAATTACGATGAAGTAATAAGAAGCCGATACGGAATTGGAGATGAAACTGCAAATGATCTTATGCTTTGTATTATGCCGGATTCTTATGTTAATACTTTTACTGCATATAAAGATTGGAAGATTTTAAGCGGGATGGAAGTAGTTGTAAAAAAATTCAGTGAGATTGGTGCTACTTCAAATACACCGGATGTTATTAAAAATTTTATTGCTGATGCCTATCATAACTGGCAGAAACCCCCAACACATATATTGCTTATAGGAGATGCCGGTGTTGCACCTACAAAAAATTATACTTCACAATATGATGGTTATACTTTTGTTAACGAAGATTATTTTGTTGAGATTGATGGTAATGATTTCTTCCCGGAAATGATAATCGGAAGATTTACCAATCAGAATACCAGTACTCTTCAGATATTAATAAACAAATTTATCGGATATGAAAAAACGCCTTACATTCAGGATAATACTTGGTTTAAAAAAGCGTTAGTTTGTTCTGATAGTCAATATCCTTCTCAAAGACAAACTAAAAGAACCACTGCTCAGTATATGCTGGAATACGGCAGTTTCGCAAAAGTAGATTCAATGTATGATGGTTATCCCTGTCCCGGAAATGTAAACACACTTATTAATTTTATAAATGACGGCCGAAGTTTTCTAAACTATCGGGGACAAGGCTGGGATTATGGATGGTGGACTTCACAAAATTGTTTTCCTTTTCGCACAACAAATATTAGTTCGATAAATAACGGACGTAAACTTACATTTGTTACAAATATTGGCTGTGGTACAGCTATGTTTAATTCGGGCAGCGGAAACTGTTTTGGCGAGCAATGGTTGGAACTTGGAACAGCAACCCAGCCAAGAGGTGCAATTGCTTTTGTTGGACCAACTTCAAATACACATACTACTTATAATAATAAAATTGATCTCGGAATTTATATGGGTATGTTTCAGGAAGGGCTTGATAGTCCAGGTGAAGCTTTGTTAAGAGGCAAGATAAATATGTACAACATCTTCGGTAATACCACTGCTGTTGCGCATCACTTTAAAGTTTATTGTATCCTTGGTGATCCTTCTATCCATATTTGGAAAAAGGTGCCAAGACCAATTACAATTGCTAACCCTGATACAATATATGTAGGTTTAAATCAAATTGAAGTTGTGGTTAAAGATTCAGTAACAGGTTTACAGATTCCAAATGCAAGAGTTACAATTACAGGTAATTCATTTTTTGTTACCGGTAAAACTAACTCATTAGGCAGTGCTTTAATTACTTGTTCTCCAGTTGCTGAAGGAACTTTAACGATTACTGTTAGCGGCGGAGCTATAATTCCAAAAAGCACTTTGATTGAAGTTGTTACAGGAACTGAAAATATTACACCAGGCTCTATTCCGAATGTAACAGATATTGACGGCAATAATGATGGGTTGGTTAATCCAAATGAACATTGCTCTATAACATATACTCTAAAAAATTGGGGAACAATTACTTCCAATAATGTTAGTGCAGTATTGACAATTACTGATTCAACAAGTAAAGCCGAAGTTCAGACTGTTGACTCAGTGTTATTTGGTAATATTGCACCAGGAGATTCTGCTGTCGGTCAGCCGTTTATAGTTTATATTAAACCCGATTGTCCGATTGGAGCAACAATTCCTCTGAAACTTTCTGTTTACAGCGAAACAAGTAGTTGGGAATATTTCCTAAATTTAACTACTCATGGCTGTAAACTCGAATACAAAGACTATGTAGTAGATGATGAAGGAAATATACTTAGAAATTTCCGAATGGATCCAGGTGAGACTGTAAAATTAAAAGTTAAACTGTTAAACTCAGGTGATGATCTTGCTGCTAATGTAAATGCAGTGTTAAGATCAGCTGATCAGTTTATAACCATCATTGATTCAATAGGTACATTTGGAACTTTGCTTAAAGATAGTTCAGCCTTCAACGATGCAGATTATTTTGAAGTTAAAATTGATGAGAGCTGTCCGGTACAATATGAAACCAGTTTTTTACTTTTATTACAGACAGAAAATGGTTTGTATCCCTATTCAATCGAAAAAAATATAACTTTACCCATTGCTATGCCTTCTGCATTAGATGCAACCGGACCAGACGCATACGGATATTATGCATATTCAAACAAAGATTTCTTATGGCATCAGGCACCGCAGTATAACTGGGTCGAAATTAATGGAATAGGTACAGAAATACCCAAACCTGCCAACAAAAATGATTTTACGCAGACAGTTACACTTCCATTTGCATTTAAGTATTATGGTCTAAATTTTAATCAGGTTAGAATTAGTAGTGATGGATGGATAGCATTTGGAAGCGGTGAAGAAACTGCTTTTGAAAATCAGATACTGCCGTTTAATGATGATATAAATAATATGATTGCAGCCTATTGGGACGATTTATTTACTAATACTGCTAATGCTGAAGCTAAATTACTTTACTATAGCGATCAGGAAAATCACAGATTTATTGTTGAGTGGCACAAAGTTCCACATTTTGCTGAACCTGATGAACTTGAAACATTTGAAATAATCCTTTTTGATCCGGTTTATTATCCTACTTCCACAGGTGATGGTGAAATACTTATACAATATAAAGATGTTGAAGAACCATCAAGTGTAACTGTGGGAATGGAAAACAACAGCCAGGATATCGGGCTGCTCTATCTGTTTAATGAAAGTTATGATATAACCGCAAATGAGCTTGAAAGTGAATTCGCAATAAAAATAACTACTGACATTCCGACGATTACATTTATTGATGAAGACACTAAAGGTAATAACCTTGCACCTGCTGATTTTTCTCTGGAACAAAATTATCCTAATCCTTTTAATCCGCAAACAAGGATCAGGTACAGTCTCCCTGAACAAGGATTTGTTGCGGTTAGAATTTATACAGTTGATGGTGAAATGATTAAAGAGCTTGTCAATTCAAATAAAAGAGCCGGAAACTATGAGGTAGTATGGGACGGTACAAATAATTACGGAATGAAAGTAAGCTCCGGTGTTTATTTCTATCAATTGGTTACTGATAAATTTATTCAAACAAAAAAACTTGTTTTGTTGAAGTAA
- a CDS encoding iron-containing alcohol dehydrogenase, with amino-acid sequence MPGTYHIPTTNLIEPGCIKKTGEWTKILGGENALIVSSPDEFGKKLGKKVEEILFNDGIKSCLYSGAGSNPTDEMVMQGAIEFNSNKCNIIIAIGGGSAIDCAKGIALVALSGKNIVEFEGVNKSLNNVPPLIAINTTSGTGSEVSSFTVISESLSGRKMTIVDWRITPAVSINDAELALSMPKSLTAATGMDAFSHAIEAIVSNNSTPITDALSFEAIQLINEWLPAAFEDGQNLKARTEMCHGAFLAGIAFNNSGLGLVHALSHPVTSMYGFPHGIVNSVLLPAVVKFNMVSSMSKYARVAAAMKAAISWHTDYENAQRVIPAIIKLIKKLNLPGGLKDLGVDVNDIPVLSKAANDEIVGRTNPRKANIIMINQIYKDAMLLPKI; translated from the coding sequence GGAACTTATCATATACCGACTACTAATCTTATTGAGCCGGGCTGTATTAAAAAAACAGGAGAGTGGACTAAGATTCTCGGAGGAGAAAATGCACTGATAGTTTCTTCACCCGATGAATTTGGCAAAAAACTGGGAAAGAAAGTCGAAGAAATTCTTTTTAATGATGGGATAAAATCTTGTTTATACTCCGGTGCTGGTTCAAATCCTACTGATGAAATGGTGATGCAGGGTGCAATAGAATTTAACAGCAACAAGTGTAACATAATAATTGCAATTGGAGGGGGAAGCGCAATTGACTGTGCAAAAGGAATTGCACTTGTAGCCCTTTCCGGAAAGAATATAGTAGAGTTCGAAGGTGTTAATAAATCTCTAAACAACGTTCCGCCGTTAATTGCAATCAATACCACTTCGGGTACCGGAAGTGAGGTATCATCATTTACTGTAATTTCTGAATCATTAAGCGGTCGCAAAATGACAATTGTTGATTGGCGGATTACTCCTGCTGTATCTATTAACGATGCAGAACTTGCTCTTTCAATGCCGAAGTCTTTAACTGCTGCTACTGGTATGGATGCATTTTCTCATGCAATTGAAGCAATTGTATCAAATAATTCAACTCCAATTACAGATGCTCTTTCTTTTGAAGCAATTCAACTGATAAATGAATGGCTGCCTGCTGCATTTGAAGATGGTCAGAATTTAAAAGCCCGGACAGAAATGTGTCACGGTGCTTTCTTAGCTGGTATAGCTTTTAACAATTCAGGATTAGGTTTAGTGCATGCCCTTTCTCATCCGGTAACTTCAATGTATGGATTTCCTCACGGTATTGTTAATTCTGTTTTACTACCTGCTGTGGTAAAGTTTAACATGGTATCCTCCATGAGTAAATATGCCAGGGTTGCAGCTGCTATGAAGGCTGCAATCTCCTGGCATACTGATTATGAAAACGCACAAAGGGTTATTCCTGCCATTATAAAACTTATTAAAAAATTGAACTTACCGGGTGGGCTTAAAGATTTGGGTGTTGATGTAAATGATATTCCTGTCTTGTCAAAAGCAGCAAATGATGAAATTGTCGGTCGTACAAATCCAAGAAAAGCAAACATAATAATGATCAATCAGATCTATAAAGATGCTATGCTTTTGCCAAAGATCTAA